Genomic segment of Pseudothermotoga hypogea DSM 11164 = NBRC 106472:
AAGATCGTGGTGGTGAACTATGAAGACATCGAGACGGGTTTTCTTGTAGAGAAGGTCAGAGGTGTGATGAGGGTCAAAAGCGAGGATGTCGAAAAGATGCACAAATTCGACAGTTTTGGTGAGAAGTCGAAGGGAATCATAAAGAAGCAAGAAGAGTTGATAATTCATCTGAGCGTGGGCAAAATACTTGAGGAGTTGACAATGTCTTCGTAAGAACGTTTTGGGGAGGTAAACGGAATGGCGAAGAGAGTGCTCATAGTGGATGACGCCGCTTTCATGCGGATGCTCCTGAAAGACATAATCACGAAGGCCGGATACGAGGTGGCGGGGGAAGCGGCGAACGGTGTCGAGGCCGTGGAAAAGTACAAGGAATTGAAGCCAGACGTGGTCACGATGGACATAACGATGCCCGAGATGGACGGTATCACGGCGATCAAGAAGATCAGAGAGATCGATCCAAACGCCAAGATCATCGTGTGCAGTGCGATGGGTCAGCAAGCCATGGTGATCGAAGCGATACAAGCGGGTGCAAAGGACTTCATCGTGAAACCTTTCCAGCACAGCAGGGTGATCGAGGCTCTACAGAAATTGAGCTGAGGATGTGAGAAGCATAAGCAAGTTGATAGTGCAGTTTCTCCTCGCCCTTGGCATTCTGATAGGTTTGCTGTATGTGATGTACATCTTTGTGAGAAAGCGTGTTCCTTTCGTCGCCTCAAGGGATGTACAGGTGCTTCAGAGGCACTACATAGATAGGAACACTTCTATAGTCTTGGTCAAGGTCCTTGATGAATATTATTATCTGCTCCTTTCACATTCCAGCTCCAGTGTCTTGAAGAAGCTCTCAGAGCAAGAGGTAGCTCACTTGGAAGTCAGGGAACCTTTTTCGAAGATCCTTTTCAAGAGGCTCTCCAAGATGCGAGGTCAGGATAAGGAAGAGAAAGAATGAAAAAGAGATGGCTCGTTTTGGCGTTGCTTCTGCTCGTGAGCCTATCTTTCGCACAAGAGGAGGTCCCTTTCCCTTCCATAAGCATAAGAGTGAACCCACCACAGAACCAGCGCGATCTGGTCGTCACTTTGGAGATTCTTCTCATACTGACCG
This window contains:
- a CDS encoding flagellar biosynthetic protein FliO — encoded protein: MRSISKLIVQFLLALGILIGLLYVMYIFVRKRVPFVASRDVQVLQRHYIDRNTSIVLVKVLDEYYYLLLSHSSSSVLKKLSEQEVAHLEVREPFSKILFKRLSKMRGQDKEEKE
- the cheY gene encoding chemotaxis protein CheY, yielding MAKRVLIVDDAAFMRMLLKDIITKAGYEVAGEAANGVEAVEKYKELKPDVVTMDITMPEMDGITAIKKIREIDPNAKIIVCSAMGQQAMVIEAIQAGAKDFIVKPFQHSRVIEALQKLS